The Oncorhynchus kisutch isolate 150728-3 unplaced genomic scaffold, Okis_V2 scaffold1874, whole genome shotgun sequence genome contains the following window.
CTAGGCGGGCTGGATTCCCCCGTACTAGACGGGCTGGATTCAACCCATACTAGAGGCAGGCGGGAATGGAGGACAACAGGGCGAGGGGTGGGGGGCTATTATACAAAAAATATATCATAATATAATAACAAAatcaatctttaaaaaaaacttgccCGTCATTGCAAGTGTATTTGATAGTGGTTCCAAAGACAAAGTCATCTCCAACGTGGATCCTGTAGTGGCCATTGGCAGTTTCATCAGGGCTCACATGGTTTAGCTAGATGTCAGGAAACCACAGGAAAACAAGATCATGATACAGTTTGTAAGAAAGTGATATGTTAACAGATCTTTTAGAGTGTTTAACTAAGCTATTATGGGGTTATGCTAATCATAACTGCAACTATAGCTATTTTGTTGAGGAAAAATGAACATACTAGCACTGATAATGTTGGGTTCTCACTTAGCTATCTTAAATggatagtttgggattttggcagTGAGGCCCATTATCTACTTCCCCTCATTGAcaaaatcccaaactatccctttaaaataaATGCACAAAcaataagtcgctctggataagaacgtctgctaaatgactaaaatgtcaaatgtataaCAACAATATTGAATCTATAACATTGAAAGAAATACTCACGCTTGCATTTCCCCTGACGGACCACCACCCACTTATTCTTCTTACACTGATAACTTATTCTGCCTGCTGGTACAAAGCCAAAGTTGCAGGAAAAAAGGACAATATCGTCCTCTTTGTACTCATTTTTGACGCTTTCCTCAGTGACCCTGGCATCGGGCACATTTGGAAGAGGTCCACTGCACACtgacagaggagcagaggaaaaACCTTTAGACAAACAGAGAGCTTGGCACTACAATGTTCTATGTTGTTATTGACacagccttgttctgttcaatgttctctacctatatagtactctaaatacTCTAATTTGCtaacaccattcaaaccaatgagggtttgGAGTTTAAAACCAATTATCTCAGAATCTTCTTTTAGCAGATAgaaccttcaccccccccccccccccccccccccccacagcaactgATGAATACTAACACAATGTGGGCACTGCAAGCATGTGAAAAAGTGAAGGAAAACACATCCTTACCAGTCTGAGCTGATGAAGCATCCACATTCACCCATACCACCAGACACAGTAGAGTCAGAGATGATTTCATGTTGATCAAATGGTAGATGCAGTAAAAATGGAAGGAGTAGAACATAAATATAGAGTGTCTATCCCAAAGTTAATGTTTGTCTACAGAGTT
Protein-coding sequences here:
- the LOC116352880 gene encoding uncharacterized protein LOC116352880 isoform X4, giving the protein MFYSFHFYCIYHLINMKSSLTLLCLVVWVNVDASSAQTVCSGPLPNVPDARVTEESVKNEYKEDDIVLFSCNFGFVPAGRISYQCKKNKWVVVRQGKCKPKPCEP
- the LOC116352880 gene encoding uncharacterized protein LOC116352880 isoform X3 — encoded protein: MFYSFHFYCIYHLINMKSSLTLLCLVVWVNVDASSAQTVCSGPLPNVPDARVTEESVKNEYKEDDIVLFSCNFGFVPAGRISYQCKKNKWVVVRQGKCKPKPCEP